One stretch of Natranaerovirga pectinivora DNA includes these proteins:
- a CDS encoding NAD(P)/FAD-dependent oxidoreductase, whose product MGKNTVAIIGGGASGLVAGIVSARGGAKVTIIERMDRLGKKILATGNGRCNLTNTVLSVDHFNGENPKFSMPVLSAFDVEKTIEFFNGLGIYPRVENGYVYPYSNQASSVLDVLRQEIEQLKINVVYEEEVKEIEKKKNQFIIHTNGNKYYTNKVILCAGGNSTPNLGSNGSGFDLAKKLGHRIVSPYPALVQIKASENYLKRIKGVRVIAKLHLYIDDTLKREEVGEVLFTDYGLSGIPILQISRYIGEAINNGKKIKVLLDLIPELETEALDKILVERFTNMPYKSIEDNLIGLLNKKLIPIITHLSDIKDNQPVSQISKSQRHKLIESIKNLTFNITGTNDWNQSQVTVGGVATDEVDPNTLESKIHPNLYFAGEILDIDGDCGGYNLQWAWSSGYIAGKTIVKKTN is encoded by the coding sequence ATGGGTAAGAACACAGTTGCAATTATTGGTGGAGGTGCTTCTGGCCTTGTGGCAGGTATTGTTAGTGCTAGAGGTGGTGCCAAAGTTACGATTATTGAAAGAATGGATAGATTAGGTAAAAAAATATTGGCTACTGGAAATGGACGTTGTAATTTGACTAACACAGTATTGTCTGTAGATCATTTTAATGGAGAAAACCCTAAGTTTTCTATGCCAGTACTAAGTGCTTTCGATGTAGAGAAGACCATAGAGTTTTTTAATGGGCTTGGAATCTACCCAAGGGTAGAGAATGGGTATGTTTATCCTTATTCTAATCAAGCTTCTTCTGTTTTAGATGTACTTAGGCAAGAGATTGAACAATTAAAAATTAATGTTGTTTATGAGGAAGAAGTTAAAGAGATCGAAAAAAAGAAAAATCAATTTATTATACATACGAATGGTAATAAATATTATACCAATAAAGTTATTTTATGTGCAGGAGGGAACTCAACTCCCAACCTTGGGTCAAATGGGAGTGGTTTTGATTTAGCCAAGAAACTAGGACATAGAATCGTTAGCCCTTACCCTGCATTGGTTCAGATTAAAGCCAGTGAAAATTATTTGAAAAGGATTAAAGGGGTAAGGGTAATAGCAAAACTTCATTTGTATATTGATGATACTTTAAAAAGAGAAGAAGTTGGGGAAGTTTTGTTTACAGATTATGGTTTATCAGGTATACCAATATTACAGATTAGTAGATATATAGGTGAAGCCATTAATAATGGTAAAAAGATTAAAGTTTTATTGGATTTAATCCCAGAATTAGAAACGGAGGCTTTAGATAAAATATTAGTAGAGCGATTTACCAATATGCCTTATAAATCCATAGAAGATAACTTAATTGGGTTATTAAATAAAAAGCTAATTCCTATAATTACACATTTATCAGATATAAAAGATAATCAGCCCGTTAGTCAGATAAGTAAATCTCAAAGACATAAATTAATTGAATCAATAAAAAATCTAACCTTTAATATAACAGGAACAAATGATTGGAATCAATCACAGGTTACTGTAGGCGGTGTGGCAACGGATGAAGTAGATCCTAATACATTAGAATCTAAAATTCATCCAAACTTATATTTTGCAGGAGAAATTCTTGATATTGACGGCGATTGTGGGGGATATAATTTGCAATGGGCTTGGAGTAGTGGGTATATAGCTGGTAAAACCATAGTTAAGAAAACCAATTAA
- a CDS encoding glutamate-5-semialdehyde dehydrogenase, whose protein sequence is MSNELIMKGQKAQEVSRKLMLLSSNEKNNALEAVAEALIKREAEILEENGKDLESAKEKGITGALMDRLTLNHNRIEGIAEGLKMLINLEDPVGEVLWMKKRPNGLQLGQKRVPLGVIGIIYEARPNVTVDAFGLCFKTGNAVILRGGSEAIHANTKIVEIIQDALMSIGLPAEAVQLLEDTSRETAKEMMRLNQYIDVLIPRGGAGLIKTVVENSTIPVIETGVGNCHVYIDSEADINMAVKVAYNAKTHRPGVCNACESILINKEILDKVAPLLIAKLQEGNVEIRGDEEIKKYSDKIVDACEEDWSTEYLDYIVSMKTVANIEEAINHINTYGSKHSEAIITNNYEKSNRFLDAIDAAAVYVNASTRFTDGFEFGFGAEIGISTQKLHARGPMGLKELTTTKYIIYGNGQIRE, encoded by the coding sequence ATGTCTAATGAATTAATAATGAAGGGGCAGAAAGCCCAAGAAGTAAGTCGTAAGCTAATGCTTTTAAGTTCTAATGAAAAGAATAATGCTCTTGAAGCTGTTGCAGAGGCTTTGATAAAGAGAGAGGCAGAGATTCTTGAAGAGAATGGAAAAGATTTAGAAAGTGCGAAAGAAAAAGGTATTACTGGGGCCTTAATGGATAGGCTAACACTGAATCATAATAGAATTGAAGGTATTGCAGAAGGTCTGAAAATGCTAATTAATTTAGAAGATCCAGTAGGAGAAGTCTTATGGATGAAAAAAAGACCTAATGGCTTACAGTTAGGGCAAAAAAGAGTGCCTTTAGGGGTTATTGGTATTATTTATGAAGCAAGACCAAATGTAACTGTTGACGCTTTTGGTTTGTGTTTTAAAACAGGAAATGCAGTGATTCTTAGAGGCGGTAGTGAAGCCATTCATGCCAATACTAAAATTGTTGAGATTATTCAAGATGCACTAATGAGCATAGGTCTTCCAGCAGAAGCCGTTCAATTGTTAGAAGATACAAGCAGAGAAACCGCTAAAGAAATGATGCGCTTAAATCAATATATTGATGTGCTTATCCCAAGAGGTGGGGCAGGTTTAATTAAAACCGTAGTAGAAAACAGTACCATTCCTGTTATTGAAACAGGGGTAGGTAATTGCCATGTGTATATTGACTCTGAAGCAGATATTAATATGGCTGTAAAAGTTGCTTATAATGCCAAAACCCATAGACCAGGGGTATGTAATGCTTGTGAGAGTATTTTAATTAATAAAGAGATTTTAGATAAAGTAGCGCCTCTATTAATTGCCAAATTACAAGAAGGCAATGTTGAAATCCGTGGCGACGAAGAAATTAAAAAATACAGTGACAAAATAGTTGATGCTTGCGAAGAGGATTGGTCAACAGAGTATTTAGATTATATTGTTTCTATGAAAACTGTAGCAAATATTGAAGAGGCCATTAATCATATTAACACTTACGGATCAAAGCATTCAGAAGCCATCATAACAAATAATTATGAAAAATCAAATCGATTCTTAGATGCAATAGATGCAGCTGCTGTTTATGTCAATGCATCCACTCGATTTACAGATGGATTTGAATTTGGTTTTGGTGCAGAAATCGGTATTAGTACTCAAAAACTCCATGCAAGAGGACCAATGGGGTTAAAAGAATTAACAACGACAAAATATATTATATACGGTAATGGACAAATTAGAGAATAA
- a CDS encoding bifunctional folylpolyglutamate synthase/dihydrofolate synthase, translating to MTYEDALEYIHGSLRFGDKLGLDNIRKLLELMGNPQKKLKFIHVAGTNGKGSTCAILASILKEEGYKVGMFTSPYIEAFTERIIINDEQILKMDLARITEDIKSHVDHMVKEGFNHPTEFEIVTAIGFQHFFEKNCDIVVLEVGMGGRLDSTNVIDLPLVSVITSISLDHTDYLGDTIDKIAFEKCGIIKDNGITVSYLDQKNEALEVIKKTAEERNNHFVVPSNHYKIISNDLNGIVFNYNAYENLRITLLGKHQLLNAITAITVIEVLNEKGLLRVSRESLINGLSNAKWIGRFEVLKTEPYFIIDGAHNISGIEALSDSVDAYLMDKKLTFLVGMLKDKDYEQILSIIGHKAHRIIATTPDNPRALSGEALGEVARKYCEDVIVEEEIENAITRAFECTRKDEVILCFGSLYLIGEVRRRVLCFN from the coding sequence ATGACTTACGAAGATGCGTTAGAATATATTCATGGTTCATTAAGATTCGGTGATAAGCTTGGACTTGATAATATACGTAAATTATTAGAATTAATGGGTAATCCACAAAAAAAATTAAAATTCATACATGTAGCAGGCACCAATGGGAAAGGGTCAACTTGTGCAATCCTTGCAAGTATTTTAAAAGAAGAGGGTTATAAAGTTGGTATGTTTACATCCCCTTATATAGAAGCCTTTACAGAGCGAATAATTATAAATGATGAACAAATTCTTAAAATGGACTTAGCAAGAATAACTGAAGATATAAAAAGCCATGTTGATCATATGGTGAAGGAAGGTTTTAATCATCCAACAGAATTTGAGATTGTTACGGCCATTGGCTTTCAACATTTTTTTGAAAAGAACTGTGATATAGTTGTCCTTGAAGTAGGTATGGGCGGAAGATTAGATTCAACAAATGTTATTGATCTACCCTTGGTTTCTGTAATAACTTCCATAAGTTTAGATCATACAGATTATCTTGGGGATACCATTGACAAGATTGCTTTTGAAAAATGTGGTATTATTAAGGATAATGGGATTACAGTAAGTTATCTTGATCAGAAAAATGAAGCACTTGAAGTCATTAAAAAAACTGCAGAAGAAAGAAACAATCACTTTGTAGTGCCGAGTAATCATTATAAGATTATTAGTAATGACTTAAATGGGATTGTTTTTAATTATAATGCGTATGAGAATCTTCGAATCACTTTATTAGGTAAGCATCAATTATTAAATGCTATTACTGCAATTACAGTGATCGAGGTATTGAATGAAAAAGGTTTATTGAGGGTATCTAGAGAAAGTTTAATAAATGGTCTTAGTAATGCAAAGTGGATTGGAAGGTTTGAGGTATTAAAAACGGAGCCTTATTTTATCATTGATGGTGCTCATAATATTTCTGGTATTGAAGCTTTATCAGATTCTGTTGATGCTTATTTGATGGATAAGAAATTGACTTTTTTAGTTGGGATGTTGAAGGATAAGGACTATGAGCAAATCTTAAGTATTATTGGGCATAAGGCTCATAGGATTATTGCTACGACCCCTGATAATCCTCGAGCTTTGTCTGGTGAAGCGTTAGGTGAGGTTGCTAGGAAGTATTGTGAGGATGTTATAGTGGAAGAAGAGATTGAAAATGCTATTACTAGGGCTTTTGAATGTACAAGGAAAGATGAAGTGATTTTGTGTTTTGGGTCGTTATATTTGATTGGGGAAGTAAGGAGAAGAGTCTTGTGTTTTAATTAG
- a CDS encoding 5-formyltetrahydrofolate cyclo-ligase, whose translation MTKKEIRRFISQKKSLLREDKIRFDSETIARTLLEQVEYDSCNTIFVYVPFNQEVRTQGIIEQGWMDHKRIAVPKIVDNVMRFYYISSWNDLQIGYYNILEPHSKEEALLDETTLVIMPGLAFDTQRNRIGYGGGFYDKFLEDRKPFSKIALTFDFQVLDSIPNEHNDIKPDTIITEKRIIRGDKDV comes from the coding sequence ATGACGAAGAAAGAGATTCGTCGTTTTATTTCTCAAAAGAAGAGTCTTTTAAGGGAAGACAAGATTCGCTTTGATAGTGAGACAATAGCAAGAACCCTTCTTGAACAAGTAGAATATGATAGTTGTAATACTATTTTTGTCTATGTGCCTTTTAATCAAGAAGTGAGAACTCAAGGGATTATTGAACAAGGGTGGATGGATCATAAAAGAATTGCCGTACCTAAGATAGTGGATAATGTAATGAGATTTTATTACATAAGTTCGTGGAATGATTTGCAAATTGGGTACTATAATATACTTGAGCCACATAGTAAAGAGGAAGCTTTATTAGATGAGACGACTTTAGTCATTATGCCTGGGTTAGCTTTTGATACCCAAAGAAATCGAATAGGTTATGGTGGCGGTTTCTATGATAAATTTTTAGAGGATAGAAAACCTTTTTCAAAGATTGCACTTACATTTGATTTTCAAGTTTTAGATAGTATTCCAAATGAACATAATGATATAAAACCTGATACCATTATAACTGAAAAAAGAATAATAAGAGGTGATAAGGATGTCTAA
- a CDS encoding DUF896 domain-containing protein: protein MEQHKIDRINELARKKKAEGLTEAEVQEQAVLREEYLSLIRGNFRSTMSTIKIKDEDGTIRPLKPKE, encoded by the coding sequence ATGGAACAACATAAGATTGATAGGATAAATGAGTTGGCTAGGAAGAAGAAGGCAGAAGGGTTGACTGAGGCTGAAGTTCAGGAGCAGGCTGTTCTTAGGGAAGAGTATTTGTCTTTGATTAGAGGGAATTTTAGAAGTACTATGAGTACTATTAAGATTAAGGATGAAGATGGTACCATAAGACCATTAAAACCGAAAGAATGA
- the proB gene encoding glutamate 5-kinase: MSKRSHLKDKKRIVIKIGSSSLTHPETGHLNLAKLDKFTRILSDLKNKNKDVILVTSGAIAVGYKAVGLKEKPVEISKKQACASVGQAILMMIYQKLFREYNQTASQILLTKDIMDSDIRRRNAENTFKELFEMNVIPIVNENDTISTEEIEFGDNDTLSAIVATLVKADLLILLSDIEGLYTDDPRKNKDAVFVEEVAVIDENLLNMAKGAGSKVGTGGMITKILAAKIATESGVDMVISNGDDVNNILRIIDGENIGTLFCKN; this comes from the coding sequence TTGAGTAAACGAAGTCATTTGAAAGATAAAAAAAGAATTGTAATAAAGATTGGTTCATCTTCATTAACCCATCCAGAGACAGGGCATCTGAATCTTGCTAAATTAGATAAGTTCACAAGGATTTTGTCTGATTTAAAGAACAAGAATAAAGATGTTATTCTTGTAACCTCTGGTGCTATTGCAGTTGGGTATAAAGCTGTAGGATTAAAAGAAAAACCTGTGGAAATTTCTAAAAAACAAGCCTGTGCATCTGTTGGGCAAGCTATTCTTATGATGATTTATCAAAAGTTATTTAGAGAATATAACCAAACAGCAAGTCAGATACTGTTAACCAAAGATATTATGGATTCAGATATAAGAAGAAGGAATGCAGAGAATACATTTAAAGAATTATTTGAAATGAATGTTATTCCTATTGTTAACGAGAATGATACAATCTCTACTGAAGAAATTGAATTCGGTGATAATGACACATTATCTGCAATAGTGGCCACCTTGGTTAAAGCAGATTTATTAATACTTCTTTCAGATATAGAAGGGTTATATACAGATGATCCAAGAAAAAACAAAGATGCTGTTTTTGTTGAGGAAGTTGCAGTGATTGATGAAAATCTACTCAATATGGCAAAAGGTGCAGGGAGTAAAGTTGGCACAGGAGGTATGATTACTAAAATTCTGGCTGCTAAAATTGCAACTGAATCAGGTGTTGATATGGTTATTTCTAATGGGGATGATGTTAACAATATACTTAGAATTATCGATGGTGAAAACATAGGAACATTATTTTGTAAAAACTAG
- a CDS encoding Gfo/Idh/MocA family protein, with protein MNSKKIIFGIIGSGWRAECFLNVAKACPDRFEVCGVVTRSEENKIKIGNKWNVNVYHTIEELLEEHKPEFVITAVAKKAGTEVILDLTSKNIPVLAETPPGNTIEDLIRLHNNINVNSKIQIAEQYHLQPIHASRISLIDAKTIGPVQYCEVSISQGYHSISLMRKYLGIQFENATIRAYRFKNPVIEGPGRSGPPNKDNLVENEHTIAILDFDGKVGCHNFENNQHRSWVRSQNVVIRGTKGEIKNTRVSYLKDYLTPIEFELKRKSAGEFENLEGYYFKGIIGEGEWLYKNEFMPSRMSDEEIALGTTIIKMSEYVKTGQSFYSLAEACQDQYLSLMIEEAIEKDITVKTKYQKWARL; from the coding sequence ATGAATTCTAAAAAAATAATCTTTGGGATAATTGGTAGTGGATGGAGAGCTGAATGTTTTTTAAATGTGGCAAAAGCATGTCCTGATCGATTTGAAGTCTGTGGTGTTGTAACAAGAAGTGAAGAAAACAAAATAAAGATAGGTAACAAATGGAATGTGAATGTCTATCATACCATAGAAGAACTTCTAGAAGAGCATAAGCCGGAATTTGTAATAACTGCAGTTGCTAAAAAAGCCGGAACAGAGGTTATCTTAGATCTTACATCTAAGAATATTCCTGTATTAGCAGAGACCCCACCAGGAAATACAATAGAAGACTTAATTAGATTACATAATAATATTAATGTAAACTCGAAAATACAAATTGCAGAGCAATATCATCTACAACCGATTCATGCATCGAGGATATCATTAATAGATGCCAAGACAATTGGACCCGTACAATATTGTGAAGTTTCAATTAGCCAAGGGTACCATAGTATAAGTTTAATGAGAAAGTACTTAGGCATACAATTTGAAAATGCTACCATCAGAGCCTACAGATTTAAAAATCCTGTTATTGAAGGACCTGGAAGAAGCGGTCCACCTAATAAAGATAATTTAGTGGAAAATGAACATACAATAGCCATTTTAGATTTTGATGGTAAAGTGGGATGTCATAATTTTGAAAATAACCAACATCGTTCTTGGGTAAGATCTCAAAATGTTGTCATTAGAGGCACAAAAGGGGAAATAAAAAATACAAGAGTGAGTTATTTAAAGGATTATCTAACACCAATAGAATTTGAGCTTAAAAGAAAAAGTGCAGGAGAATTTGAGAATCTAGAAGGTTATTACTTTAAAGGCATTATAGGTGAAGGGGAATGGCTATATAAAAATGAGTTTATGCCTTCTAGAATGTCAGATGAAGAAATAGCTTTAGGGACTACAATTATAAAAATGAGCGAATATGTAAAAACAGGACAATCTTTTTATAGTCTG
- a CDS encoding NAD-dependent epimerase/dehydratase family protein yields MKVLVLGGTGVISRAIVVELLNKNYEVTIFNRGNNTLFDGQVEQIIGDRNNKEQFESAFKNRFFDVVIDMISFHEQDAIMTVDTFKNQTSQIIFTSSVAAYKRPYNTLPIIEEKESLCDDPSFLYAYKKAEMERYLHTVIEEGILPITIVRPSLTYGIGAANIGVLRQNYGIVDRIKKGKPLIMFGDGTNPWSFTFAPDLAKGYVALVGNKKAYGEAYHITNEDRQMWKDLYLEIGKIVGIEPIINYLPSEILYKGNPDLFTHIHLEKCYPGIFDNSKIKRDAPEYEATIGLNEGLKEIINWFEASGKYVDPEKDALEDKLVEVYRQLERNIQIIN; encoded by the coding sequence ATGAAAGTTTTAGTTTTAGGTGGAACAGGTGTAATCAGTCGTGCTATTGTTGTAGAACTATTGAATAAAAATTATGAAGTAACTATCTTTAATAGAGGTAACAATACATTATTTGATGGTCAAGTTGAGCAGATTATTGGTGATAGAAATAATAAAGAACAGTTTGAATCTGCATTTAAGAATCGTTTTTTTGATGTTGTTATTGATATGATTTCCTTTCATGAACAAGATGCCATAATGACCGTTGATACTTTTAAAAATCAAACCAGTCAAATAATTTTCACTTCTAGTGTAGCAGCTTATAAAAGACCTTATAATACGTTACCCATTATTGAAGAAAAAGAATCATTATGTGATGACCCAAGCTTCCTATATGCATATAAAAAAGCTGAAATGGAAAGATATCTTCACACAGTGATTGAAGAAGGCATACTTCCTATTACAATTGTTAGACCTTCTTTAACTTATGGTATAGGTGCGGCCAATATAGGTGTCTTAAGACAAAATTATGGTATTGTGGATAGAATAAAAAAAGGCAAACCACTTATTATGTTTGGTGATGGTACAAACCCTTGGAGCTTTACTTTTGCACCTGATTTGGCGAAAGGCTATGTGGCATTAGTAGGGAATAAAAAAGCATACGGTGAAGCATATCACATTACAAATGAAGATAGACAAATGTGGAAAGATTTATACTTAGAGATTGGTAAAATCGTTGGGATTGAACCTATTATTAACTATTTGCCATCTGAGATCCTTTATAAAGGAAACCCAGACCTATTTACTCATATACACTTAGAAAAATGTTATCCAGGTATATTTGATAATTCAAAGATCAAAAGAGATGCTCCAGAGTATGAAGCAACAATTGGCTTAAATGAAGGTTTGAAAGAAATCATAAATTGGTTTGAAGCATCTGGTAAATATGTTGATCCTGAAAAAGATGCTTTAGAAGATAAGCTTGTTGAGGTTTATAGACAGTTAGAAAGGAATATTCAAATCATTAACTAA
- a CDS encoding NAD(P)/FAD-dependent oxidoreductase has product MIRIQQLRFELNHNDNNIKNKILKELRITEDALKEYRIIKKSIDARKKNNIIIVYTIDIKVQDEKSVMKKINNNNIMLTTHQKYTFNVTGPEKIKHRPIIVGTGPAGLFAALLLAEKGFKPIIIERGQPVEERFKDVNRFWETGVLNPESNVQFGEGGAGTFSDGKLNTMVKEETGRNHKVLETFVEAGAPSEILYINKPHIGTDYLRTVVKNMREKLIDLGADIKFGTKLTDIIIENNTIIGIEVNNNEKIECQMLILAIGHSARDTFEMLYKHNIQMASKPFAIGVRIEHPQILISKNQYGDYYESPHLPVADYKLTHKCSNGRSIYSFCMCPGGFVVNASSEKGRIVTNGMSNYARDEVNANSAIIVTVKPEDFESEHPLAAIAFQRKWEEKAFQVGGSSYKVPIQLVDDFYKNKASNNLGDVMPSLKEQGVLANIQECLPHYVIEGLKEGIQAFDKKIKGFARQDAILSGVETRTSSPVRIHRDDNFESNIKGLYPCGEGAGYAGGITSAAMDGIKTAEAIFKRFKPE; this is encoded by the coding sequence ATGATAAGAATACAACAATTAAGATTTGAGTTAAATCATAATGATAATAATATTAAAAATAAGATACTAAAAGAGCTAAGAATAACAGAAGATGCTTTAAAAGAATACAGAATTATTAAAAAATCCATTGATGCTAGAAAGAAAAATAATATCATAATTGTATATACTATTGATATTAAAGTACAAGATGAAAAGAGTGTAATGAAGAAGATTAACAATAATAATATTATGTTAACAACTCATCAAAAATACACTTTTAATGTTACTGGACCAGAAAAGATTAAGCATAGACCTATAATTGTTGGAACAGGTCCAGCAGGATTATTTGCTGCTCTACTATTGGCAGAAAAAGGGTTTAAGCCTATAATAATAGAAAGAGGACAGCCAGTAGAAGAAAGATTTAAAGATGTGAATCGTTTCTGGGAAACAGGTGTATTAAATCCTGAGTCAAATGTTCAATTTGGTGAAGGTGGTGCAGGTACTTTTTCTGATGGAAAGCTAAATACCATGGTAAAAGAGGAAACAGGAAGAAATCATAAGGTTTTAGAGACATTTGTAGAGGCTGGAGCCCCATCAGAAATTCTTTATATAAACAAACCTCATATTGGTACAGATTATTTAAGAACGGTTGTAAAAAATATGAGAGAAAAGTTAATTGATCTAGGAGCAGACATTAAATTCGGAACTAAATTAACGGATATTATTATTGAAAACAATACAATTATTGGAATTGAAGTCAATAACAATGAAAAAATAGAGTGCCAAATGTTAATTCTTGCAATTGGTCATAGTGCTAGAGATACATTTGAAATGCTATACAAACATAATATCCAAATGGCTAGTAAACCTTTTGCTATTGGTGTTAGAATTGAACATCCACAGATTCTTATTAGTAAGAATCAATATGGAGATTATTATGAAAGCCCACATTTGCCAGTTGCGGATTATAAATTAACCCATAAATGTTCTAATGGAAGAAGTATTTATTCTTTTTGTATGTGCCCAGGCGGTTTTGTTGTTAATGCCTCTTCTGAAAAAGGTCGAATTGTTACTAATGGCATGAGTAATTATGCCAGAGATGAAGTAAATGCCAATAGTGCTATTATTGTCACTGTTAAGCCTGAAGATTTTGAATCAGAACATCCCTTAGCAGCTATAGCTTTTCAAAGAAAATGGGAAGAAAAGGCTTTTCAAGTGGGTGGAAGTTCATACAAAGTACCCATTCAATTGGTAGATGATTTTTATAAAAATAAAGCATCAAATAATTTAGGAGATGTTATGCCATCTTTAAAAGAACAAGGGGTATTGGCAAATATTCAGGAATGTTTACCTCATTATGTTATTGAGGGATTAAAAGAGGGCATTCAAGCTTTTGATAAAAAAATCAAGGGATTTGCAAGACAAGATGCAATTTTATCTGGAGTAGAAACAAGAACGTCATCACCAGTTAGAATCCATAGAGATGATAATTTTGAAAGTAATATCAAAGGATTATATCCTTGTGGTGAAGGTGCTGGCTATGCAGGAGGTATAACTTCTGCAGCTATGGATGGTATAAAAACGGCAGAAGCTATATTTAAACGATTTAAACCAGAATAA